A genomic segment from Helicoverpa armigera isolate CAAS_96S chromosome 10, ASM3070526v1, whole genome shotgun sequence encodes:
- the Wol gene encoding dolichyl-phosphate beta-glucosyltransferase, translating into MDLTIFIWTVIVYGLAAAASLLLMLSVILYLITNPYPVVERFPEESTFNDAKTKRKLPFPNIAEPSSVHLSVVVPAYNEEERLPPMLDEAIEFLENRVKEQPSYKYEIIVVSDGSRDKTVQVAEGYAEKYGSEKVRCLPLIKNRGKGGAVRLGVESSRGASILFADADGASKFEDLTKLEGALLDLTKCDPLVQPDKLSNEIAIVIGSRAHLEKESLATRSVFRNILMYGFHFLVWLFTVKGIKDTQCGFKLFTRRAANICFKSLHVNRWAFDVELLYIAQKLDIPIAEIPVRWTEIEGSKVTPVLSWVQMGCDLGLIWLKYTIGAWKISQKTE; encoded by the exons ATGGATCTTACTATATTTATTTGGACTGTTATTGTGTACGGTTTAGCGGCCGCTGCAAGTTTACTTTTGATG TTGTCTGTCATACTGTACTTGATAACCAACCCATATCCTGTGGTGGAGAGGTTCCCTGAGGAGAGCACATTCAATGACGCGAAAACAAAGAGAAAACTTCCATTCCCGAACATTGCGGAGCCAAGCAGTGTGCACCTGAGTGTAGTAGTGCCTGCTTACAATGAGGAAGAGAGGT TGCCGCCCATGCTGGATGAGGCGATAGAATTCTTAGAGAACCGAGTGAAAGAGCAGCCTTCATATAAGTATGAAATAATAGTAGTGAGTGACGGCAGTAGAGATAAGACAGTCCAAGTGGCTGAAGGGTACGCTGAGAAGTATGGGAGCGAGAAAGTGCGGTGCCTTCCACTGATCAAGAATAGAGGAAAAGGTGGTGCCGTCCGACTG GGTGTTGAAAGCAGTAGAGGagctagtattttatttgcGGATGCAGATGGAGCATCCAAATTTGAAGATTTAACTAAATTAGAAGGAGCATTGTTGGATCTCACAAAGTGTGACCCACTGGTCCAACCAGATAAACTGAGCAATGAAATAGCTATTGTCATCGGGTCTAGGGCGCATCTTGAAAAAGAATCTTTAGCTACGCGTAGCGTATTCAG AAACATTCTAATGTATGGATTCCACTTTCTGGTGTGGCTGTTTACCGTTAAAGGCATCAAGGATACACAGTGCGGCTTCAAACTGTTCACTAGAAGAGCCgccaatatttgttttaagagtTTACATGTAAATAGATG ggcGTTCGACGTAGAATTATTGTACATAGCACAAAAACTAGACATTCCAATTGCTGAGATTCCAGTGAGATGGACAGAAATCGAGGGCTCCAAGGTAACACCGGTACTGTCCTGGGTACAGATGGGATGTGACCTGGGACTCATTTGGCTCAAATATACCATTGGAGCGTGGAAAATAAGTCAGAAAACAGAGTAG